From the genome of Stanieria cyanosphaera PCC 7437:
AAATCGACATTTTTCCAAGCCGTCCAAGAACCAGGAATATTAATGACACGCTCAAGTCCGTTACCGAGAGAGACGGAATAGCTGTTCGGTTACTAAGCAAACATCACGCTGACTCTCTATTACCAGTAAAATCTCTTTTTTATGTTTTTCATGATTATTTGATTTAGATTAAAGTTGATTAAAGAGTCGAACCATGTATTAAGCAAAATAAGCTCATTACCTTTCTAAAGCACGATTACCTTTAGGGCAAGCCCGAAAGGACTTTCTTCGAGGCGCACTCGAATGGGTGTAGGCTTCGCGATCGCATTTATTTTCTATTTTTTTGGATCGATTGTCCGCAGCCAACCCAGGTAGGAAAAACGGAACGTAAAGCCATGTCAATTGCAACAGGTAGATATCTACCACCAGAAGCAAATACAGATCGTACAGATCGAGCGCAGTTGCTACTACTGCATTATCGTTTCCTACCAAATAAGACAGTTGAGTGATGCTTTCAACGTTTATCTGCTCTAAAACCAATCTCATAGTGTTTTTTAAACTCCTGTAACTTATTTAGCTGGTTGATAATAGCTGATGTGTTATTTTTCTGCGCTTTTCACGCATAGTAGACCCCAATAATTAGACTATGAAAGGCTAAAAGCTAAGAGCTAAAAGGTACGAACCAGTTAATCCTGAACGAAGTCTATTCAACTGAAAACGGCTGTAAATAACTATGCAAATCAAAAAGAAAATCCCTGGTAAATTTTTGTCTCGTGAGAGGATATTCTAAGAGCAATCCTTTCTAATAGTTGGTAAAAAGCTTCTTTTAGAGCTAATTCTGAAGATGTTGCAGTAGTAGAGATAGTTGTTGGTGTTAACTTAATGCGATTATCGACTATTTCTAACCAGTAAAGTCGAGGACTAAACTTAGCTGGCTGTAATTCGACAATAAAAGATGATTTAATAACGGTGGGAAATATAGCTCTTTTCAAAGCCCAGACAGCAGTAATTTCGGCTATTCCAATTAACAATAAAGAAAATGCCTTTAGTATTAATTTTGAATTAGGCGATTTACTACGTACATTCACAAAATATTTTCCTCAAACCCAGAACTAAAAACCCCACCGTTAACTATTGATTAGAACCGATTAAAAGTTAACTGCACTTGCTACCCTCAGCTTGGGCATGCTTATAGTTAGCACTCCATCAATAAATTCGGCTCTAGTTTTTTCGGGTTGAATTGCTACAGGTAAAGGTGTATTACATTTAATCTGCCCGTAATTGAATTGAGAAGGAATTACTTCTTTTTCGTCTGTAGACTTATCTGGGTTGCAAATTCCAGAAATCGAAACAAATCTAGTTTGGGCATTAATAATTAAATCTTCGATTTTAACTCCTGGAAGTTCTGCCTTAAGAATTAACTCTTCATCGGTTTCGTTGAATTCAATGTTTGGACACCAAGTTTTATTTTGTTCGCTCATTAATAATCCCTCCTAGTAATTCTAGGGAAATGAGTTTTCTTTGCTAGTTTTAGATTAAGCAAAAGTTTTGAGGAACTTATGAGCAAAATAAATCAGGGGTAGAAACGTAGCATGCTAAGTCAGTACGGGATCAGGAGTTAGGTGTTTTGCTTTGAATTGTGCGGATTCGTGATAGGCGATTGAGGATGCGAGTAGCTAATTGTGTTCCCGCAACTGGTTTGCTGATGTAATCGTCCGCACCGATATAAAATGCTCGCTCCTGAGTTTGTAAGTCTTGATGAGCGGTGAGAAACAAAACGGGTAAATGACTCCAATTTGAGTCGCTTCGTAGCATACGACATAATTCAATGCCATTAACATCTGGCATTTCTACATCTAATATTAGTAGGTCGGGTGAGGTGACTTGAAGAACTTGCCAAAACTGACGAGGGTCGTTAAGGGTAGTAATTTCAAATCCCCAAGGTTTGAGACTTGTCTGCATTACCTCTAGAAATAAGGAATCATCATCGACAATTGTTATCTTAGCTTCCGCCCCAGAACGTCGCAGCAGTTGAGATACAGCATCCATTGCCTGAGTTGGAGTTATGGGCTGCACTAATAAAGTATGTTTTTTACCGCGCATAATTTTAAGACGCTCGGTAAAATCTTTATTGGTGTTAAATAAGGCTGCTTCCGAGACAATTACCACAATGGGTAGTAAGGGCATTTGCTGGTGTAGTTGTGCTAGTAAATCTAAACTATCTATCGGACTATCTCGATCCGTTTTGGTTCTAATCTGAAATATCCTGAGCAAAACAATCGCAGGGCGATCGCGCTGAATTATTTCTCGTGCTTCTGATGCAGTTGTGGCGATCGCCGTCCGAAAATTATTAGCTGCTGCTTGGGTTGCTAATTGCCCAGTAAAATCGCGGTCGTTGTCCACAATTAATAATAAGGGAAAACTGTCTAAAACCGAACTAGAACCAGGTTCGTAACGGTCGAATTTATCTCTCAAGTTATTAACTAATTTATTAAAAGGCTCGATTTGTTCTGCCTGGGAAAAAGTTTCAAGAGTCAGAAAATCTTCTAGTTTTCGGGCTAGCTTCGAGCCATCTTCAAACCCCAAACTTCCTAGAGAACCAGCTAATTTGTGGGCTGCTAAGATCGCTTCTGGTTTTAATGCTTTATTGAAATTATCTTCTTTTAAAGCGTTCGCTACATTTTCTAAAACAGCTAGGCGAGCGGACATTGCCTCTTTGTGTTGCATCCAAACAGCAGCAATTTCAGGAGCGGGCGATTGCGCTGCGGAATTAGATTCAGTTTCAGTTTGTTTTTCTGTTGAATCTGGTAGTGGCTTAAGACGATAACCTATCCCATAAACTGTCTCAATCAAATCTTTGGCTGCACCTGCCCCTGTCAATTTTTGACGTAGTGTTTTGATGTGTGTTCTGACTGCTCCCTCCGTGGGCGGTTCTTCAAAACTCCAGAGGCTTTCAATAATTCCATCAAGACTAAAAACGCGCTTATGATTGCGTAAAAATAGCTCT
Proteins encoded in this window:
- a CDS encoding Hsp20/alpha crystallin family protein; the encoded protein is MSEQNKTWCPNIEFNETDEELILKAELPGVKIEDLIINAQTRFVSISGICNPDKSTDEKEVIPSQFNYGQIKCNTPLPVAIQPEKTRAEFIDGVLTISMPKLRVASAVNF
- a CDS encoding response regulator, translating into MRLLLVDDDEVLVDALANHLIAQRYAVDIATDGEEAWEYIALFNYDLVVLDVMLPQVDGISLCKKIRDRDYSMPVLMLTARDRSTDIVEGFNAGADDYLVKPFNFDELTVRIHALLRREAQALTSVLKWGNLSLDLNSLEVIYDEKPLNLTAKEYALLELFLRNHKRVFSLDGIIESLWSFEEPPTEGAVRTHIKTLRQKLTGAGAAKDLIETVYGIGYRLKPLPDSTEKQTETESNSAAQSPAPEIAAVWMQHKEAMSARLAVLENVANALKEDNFNKALKPEAILAAHKLAGSLGSLGFEDGSKLARKLEDFLTLETFSQAEQIEPFNKLVNNLRDKFDRYEPGSSSVLDSFPLLLIVDNDRDFTGQLATQAAANNFRTAIATTASEAREIIQRDRPAIVLLRIFQIRTKTDRDSPIDSLDLLAQLHQQMPLLPIVVIVSEAALFNTNKDFTERLKIMRGKKHTLLVQPITPTQAMDAVSQLLRRSGAEAKITIVDDDSLFLEVMQTSLKPWGFEITTLNDPRQFWQVLQVTSPDLLILDVEMPDVNGIELCRMLRSDSNWSHLPVLFLTAHQDLQTQERAFYIGADDYISKPVAGTQLATRILNRLSRIRTIQSKTPNS